CGCTGTTCTCGGTGGCGGCATGGCCGCTGCAGCGCTACGGCCCGGAACGCATGGCGCTGGGCGGGGTCTATCGCGGGCTGGCAGCGCTGGCGCGACAGACCGCACACGATCACGACGACGCTCCCGCGCTCACCGATGCGATGACCGGCCTGCAGCAGACCCTGCTCGGCCGGCACCGTGCACATGGCCGCGCGATGGAGGCCTTCGGCGTGCTGCTGGAACTGGCCGAGCGGATCCGCCTGGAACTGGTGGCCATCGTCGAGACGCATGCCGAGCCGTCCATGCATGCCACGCTGCGCGAGGACACCGCGCAGGTGCTCGAGGACATTGCCGCCGCGCTCGACGCCGGCGAGAGCCCCGCCCGCGCCGACCTGGCGCTGCAGCAGCTGCGTGCGCATCAAGACACCCAGGACAGCGGCGTCATGACCATCCATGCCCACGCGCTTTCCGGTCAGCTGGCCGCGGCCATCCGCAATGCCGACTGGGCCGGCAGCCGCGGCGAGGTGCGCGCTGCCCATGCGGAGCTGCGCCTGCCCCGCGCCCTGCGCGGCAGCGCCGCCCTGGCCACCCTGCGCGCCAACCTGAGCATGCGCTCGGTGGCTTTCCGCCACGCCCTGCGCTGCGCGGTGTGCCTCAGCACGGCCCTGCTGATCTCGCGGCTATGGCAGCTGCCGCACGGATACTGGCTGCCGATGACCGTCGCCATCGTGCTACGCCCGGACTTCGCCGCCACGTTCAACTTCGGCCTGTTGCGGGTGGTCGGTACCGTGCTTGGTCTGGTCCTGACCACCACCCTGCTGTTCATCACGCCCGACCAGCCGTGGGCACACCTGGCCCTGATGGCACTGCTGTGCATGGCGTTCCGTTACCTGGCAACGGCCCATTACGGCATCGCGGTGGCGACCCTGACGGGTACGGTGGTGATCCTGCTGTCGTTCGAAGGCGTGGCGTCGGGTACCGCCGTCGTCGACCGCGCGATCAACACCGCGCTTGGCTCGGGCATGGCCTTGCTGGCCTACGTGGTGTGGCCGACCTGGGAGCGCTCGCGTGCACGCAGTACGCTGGCAAACATGCTGGATGCCTACGCGAACTATCTGACCGCCCTGGCATCGCCGACACATCGCGATGCCCATCGCGAAGCACGCACCGCCGCCCGCACGGCGCGCACCAACGCGCAGGCATCGCTGGA
This window of the Dyella sp. A6 genome carries:
- a CDS encoding FUSC family protein — its product is MASSTYSFRDQIVGSLLRTKRPDVPLGVAIRNTAAVVLPLGIGMASGHTAIGLGIGAGALDTMFSDQPGPYRQRISRLLLASLAACLASLCGFQLGTDLLPMLAATLACGFFGGLLVVFGTDIARVGMTSMILLVITAAEPIPRLADALGASLLIFAGGLLLALFSVAAWPLQRYGPERMALGGVYRGLAALARQTAHDHDDAPALTDAMTGLQQTLLGRHRAHGRAMEAFGVLLELAERIRLELVAIVETHAEPSMHATLREDTAQVLEDIAAALDAGESPARADLALQQLRAHQDTQDSGVMTIHAHALSGQLAAAIRNADWAGSRGEVRAAHAELRLPRALRGSAALATLRANLSMRSVAFRHALRCAVCLSTALLISRLWQLPHGYWLPMTVAIVLRPDFAATFNFGLLRVVGTVLGLVLTTTLLFITPDQPWAHLALMALLCMAFRYLATAHYGIAVATLTGTVVILLSFEGVASGTAVVDRAINTALGSGMALLAYVVWPTWERSRARSTLANMLDAYANYLTALASPTHRDAHREARTAARTARTNAQASLDRMRAEPATPASLLELASALFANGNRLARTAMTLEAFVDERGQGQNSSEIAAFVMHAATALHEIAGALRDTRRPGALPDLRTEQRSLCSQLDTLNDPAAAAQLERISDRLTDNVNTLAYVVGRQPSVPAG